The nucleotide sequence ggattttcttttatttgcagtgaaagattcgccctgagctaacatctgttgccaatcttcctctttttttcccctttctcaaagccccagtgcatggttgtgtaccctagctgtaagtccttctagttcttctgtgtgggacactgccacagcacggcaactgacagacgggtggtgtggtccTGCAACTGGGAACCgtacccaggctgccaaagtggtgagagcgccAAACTTCAGCCACTAGGCCATCACCGCTGGCTCTCAGAAGGTTTTTCTAAAACACCTTTATTGGGGTATGATTTAAATACCACAACATTTGCCCATTTTATGGGCATAGTGTGATGAGCTTTAGTAAATTTGTACAGCTGTGCAACCACCACCGCTGTCTAGTTGTAGAACAATCTATCACcccaaaagttcccttgtgcccacGTGCAGtccacccccactcccatcctCAGGCAATCACTGGTCTGCTTTctgcctccatagttttgccttttctagaaattccacataaatggaatcagacagcgTGTCGTCttctatgtctggcttctttcacttggcgtgtttttgagattcatccacttTGCTGCAGTACCTATCTCTAGTtcctccttttcattgctgaatagtattccactgcatggatAGAAtacatttgcttatccattcaccaattgaGGGGCATctgaattttctccatttttggcTATAAAGAATgatgttgctataaacattcatatacatGTCTGAGCGGACACGTTTTCATCTCTTTTGGGtgaatacccaggagtggaattgctggattgagTTTAACTGTTTCAGTGGATGCGAAGTAGCATCTCATCGTGGTTCTCTAAAGACTAACGGTGCCGAGCATGTCTTCTGGGCTTGTCACCAcatctcttctttggtgaagtgtcttgTTTCCGGGCTTCCACACTTGGTGACTTGCTTGAaagactcacaggactcagaTGCAGTTGCACTCACGGCAGTGGGTCATTACACTGAAGGGTCACACGGCCGGACTAGTGAGGGAAAAGACGCACCAGGTGGAGTCTGGGGGAGCCCAGACGAAGGCTTCTAAAATGCTccctcctggggtgggggccGCACGGAACACACTTCCTCCTCCAGCAGCGACATGCAGCAACAGTGTGCATTGTTTCCACCCCGGGAAGCCTGCTTGAGACTCAGActccagagtttttattgtggGCTGATGATGTAGGCACTCTGCCTCCACAACCAGCCATGAttactgaaatcccaaactcctaGAAGGAAGGCAGGTGTTCACTATGAATCATGTTGCTTGTACAAACAGTCCAGGCAAGCTGGTACAGGAGGCTTCAGTGCCCCGGGCAGACGACACAGATTTATCAGTTAGAAATGTAGGCAACATTCCAAAAGTCAGTTTCTCAGATGCCAGCCAAGTGCCAGCCTCACCAGGAGGCCCTTCTCAACAGCAACACCACGCCTGCTGCCATGTCCAGTCAAATCTTTGgatcatttttaattgggtttttagtCTTCTTATTTTTGAACTGttagagttctttacatattctggacacaagtcATTTATTAGATATACGTTTTGCAAATGTGTTCTCCaactctgtggcttgtcttccattttcttaatggtgtcccTTGGAAGGGGTTAGGACAGGGAAATAATATGGCcagatttacacacacacacacaactgctCTGGTTCCTATGTGGGAAATGGACTGCAGGGGCCAGGAGTGGATTGGGGAGGCCATCACAGTGGTCCAGGTAAGAGATGACGGTGGTCTGGATTGAGAGGTGAGAGCAAGGATGGAGATACGAGGTAGCAGATGAGGGATGTGTAGAAAGGAAGACTGACAGGGCACACAGACACTCATTATGGATTCCCAACAGGATAAAGGAGGGTTGGGCCCCTCAAACTTGTTCACAGAACATAATACTATTACTGTTTTTAGTAGCGAAACACGTAAATTTGTGGGATTCTCGTGTTTTGATAATTTGGTAAGACCAGATGAATTTGAGGGTCCCTTCTAATTTTCACAGTCTATGGTGCCATGAACAAGTCCCTTTGGGGTTATTTTAACAATTCTAAAATATTCTGAGGTGTGTGCCCAGgtgtatcattattattattatttttggtgaggaggattggccctgagctaacatctgtgctaatcttcctctattttgtatgtgggatgccgccacagcatagcttgatgagtggtgggtaagtctgcaccggggatccaaacctgtgaaccctgggcagctgaagtggagcgtgtgaacttaaccactacaccaccgagccagcccccCAGGTGCATTATTACAGATTGTTTAGTAGTCACACACGCGCGGATCTGTAATGCTGAGTTTTGGTCCAAGAAAATAACTTCATGACTGAAATTGAACACAGTCCCTGCATGGAGACTGTTGCAAAAACGGAAGGCAGGAACGTGGTTACACAGGAAGCATGAGAAGGACGATGAGGAAATCCATATTCACATATTAACCCAATCACCAAACCTTGCCCATCTGCAGCAACGTCGGTTTAAAATGGGAGTTCCCATCACTCTGTCCCAGGTGACCCAGACAGTATTATGAACTAGAATTCCTGTCCTCAGGCTGGATGCGGAGCTCCTCTCACAGGCAGCAGATGCCACCACAGGAGAACCTTGATCTAAGGCTGGAAATTCTATTTACCCAGGAGCCCAAACcactgtttttctgttcttgcaaaataaacaaaacactgcGGCAGACGAGATGCAAAGAAGGCCTGAGGGAGTGGGAAGGAATGTGAAGTCAGGCATGCAGGTCAGTGTCAACGCCATAAATCAGGAGCACAGCGGTGATAGAGATTTTCTCTACTGAGACCAAAAAAGGGAGGCTCCATGAATCAATGAGACAAAGCGAGAGTAGAGAAACTGAGAGATATATATAGAAAGTAGGTTCTGTTgtgccattttattttagaagagaaCAATATAAAGGCTCAGAAAGGGATGTTTTGCCTGGTGGGAGCCACATGATGCAGCCAtgaatcagagaaatgaaagcatctcCTCCAAACCTAGTTGGGCCTGGTGCCCTGAGCCCCTGGAAAGGCTGGACAGGGAGAAGCTGACATGCGAGGACACCTTGTGTGCACGTATAACAAACCCCttcttgggctggcctggtggtgtagtggttaagttcgcatgctctgcttcggcagcctgggatttgcaggttcggatcctgggcgcagacctagcaccgctcatcaggccatgctgtggcggcatcccacataaattagaggaagattggcacagataccagctcagtgacaatcttcctcaagcaaaaaaagatggagattggcaacagatgttagctcagggctaatcttcctcacacacacaaataaaaataaacaaaccccTTCTTAAGGAGGTAATGATGTATCTAGCTCATCATGCTGCTCATTTTGCCCTCTCCTGTCTCAGgacctttgtacatgctgtttaTGCTACCTGAAAGCCCAGTTGCCTCCACCCATACCCGTCTTGTGAATTCATCTTTCAGGTCTCAAATccattctctcttccctgctgTCTGTCTACACTCTGTTATCAGGGTGAATCCCTGATGTTTTTTGGGGTCTAAACTTTGTACAATTTTGAAGGgcctttttcagaaaaagaataaaaaccatgAATATGAAATGAGCTACCCACATAATTAGGGCCCCTCCAGGGGGCTGGAAAGGCCTGCACAAGTGAGGGACGAGAGCTTAAGCTTCATTAGTTCTGAGTGAACCTACTGCCTCTGGCTCTTGGAGCACATGGTGTATTTGCCATCAGAGCTCTCACCACAGTTCGTAATCATATGGTTAGTTGTGTGAATCTCTGATTCCTTCCATCTCCCACTGGATTGGAAGCTTCTTGAGGGGAGAGActgtgtctgttttgctcacatCGTACCCCTACTGTTTAGTCTAGCGCCTGGCACATGagaagtcctcaataaatatgaTTCGAATTAATGAATCCCTGAATTTTGAGTAGTAATAACCATAATCATAAAACTTCTAGCTTCCATGCACTGGGAGTCGCCACCTGCCAGGCTCCGGGTGTCAGTACTGAGGGTGAGGGTATGTTGGGAGCCTCCACCTGTAAAAATTTGGGAGAGAAAGCCACTATGGGTGCTGGAAAGTACAGGGAGACCAAAGTTGGGGGTGCCTCTGAGTGAAGGATGTGGCTTCTAGTTCCTACTGTCCACAGCACTGTGTCCCCCAGAATAAACACGACTTCATAAGTGGTAGGGGACCCCCCAAAACTGGTCCTTAGAAAAGGCGACTATTCTAAAGCTGCTGCTTCTTGATTGTCCCTTTTGGGAAACGGAGAACCCCTTCTCATATACAACCCCCCACAGCCATGTCCTTAAACCGTGGGTCTCGACACCAGTGATTATTTTGCACCCCAGGGACATTTGGGAATGTCTGGGGGCATTTTTGTTGTTACCGTGCAGGTCTACCGCTAGCATCTAATGGATGGAGGGCAGGCGCTCTGCTAAACACCcaacaatgcacagggcagcctccTAAACAAAGGAGGATGGGGCTCAGACGTCAATGTTGTCCAGGTTGAGAACGCCTGCCTCAAACCCACAGGCCCCTCTGTATTGCTTTTTCTGGACACTACAGCTGTTTGCAgggtttctgggtttttttccttctttgcctccACACTCCACACAGAACAGTGGGGCAACACTGCTCAGAGGGTAAGGAGGATATTCACCAGAGTAAATGTGATGTAATTTCATACATTAggttgattaaaaataaatgaatatttattctaACAGGCACGGTTCTAGGCCAGTGTATTGAATGGCCTGGGAATGTTACTGAAAGGCAGATTCTGAGTCAGCAGGTCTGGAGAggagcctgagaatctgcatttctaaccactCCCAGGGGATGCAAACCCTGCTGGCCTGGGACCACGCCTGCAGTACCAAATTTCTAGGCACTTGGGATAtatcagcaaacaaacaaagaccCCTGTCCTTGGGGAGCTTCCAGTCTGGCTGGAAGTGGACTGGGTCCAAAGAAGGGTGGACAGACTGAAGTCAGAGGCACTCAGAGTCTTAGAaaatcagagctggaagagaattTAGAGGATGTCTAATCAAACCTCCCTACTATACAGatagggaaaccgaggctcacaTGGAGAAGGGAGCTAGTCAAAGTCACCCAGCTTGCTGTGGCAGCTTTTGGATAAGGCTGTTTGATTCCTATTCCTCTGAATTATCAGGCCTTTAGGGACTTCTTAAGGAGGAGCTCAGTGTGGGGAATGGCCAGCAGCTGTGGAGGTTGCTGGGGGGGGGGAGAtgtgggggggtgggaggtggaggtggggcagggggacagaAGTCGGGGGACCTCCCACAGGAAGGTCCCACTACTCTGGACCAGGAAGCGGATTTCCTGCTTCACTGCTCTCCATCATGACACACACGTGAGCCCTGGGATCTATGTGGGGAGATGTCAGATTCCTCCTGACCGACCCTTGTGTTTCTGCACGACTACATCTGCAGCCAGGACCCGCCAGGGTGGAAGGGTGGAGAAGAACATTCTGAAGGTTTCAGTCACTCAGTCAGCATGTGTAAAGAGTAAACTCAAACAGAATTAGGCCAATCAAAACCTCTTCCTAATCAGCAGTGGCATCATAAACCCTGAACACACGCGAAGCTCCCGTCCTCATCCTTCAGGGCCCGCCTGAACAGAGCCATCGACCCAGCACTTCAGACTAGAGACCCGTTTGCATGGTGCTGGAAAGCAATTGCTTCCTCCACTGCTAGTACCTGGGAacataaacttttaaattcaTGCCAGTTCGATTGGAACAGGAGCAAATTTCACGGAATAGCTAGAAAGATGAGCAACAGCCGGTGCAGCAGACATGAATAATAtaacaaaggaggaagaaagagaaacttttcaTTAGTACTTTTTGATGTCAATTTATTATTTATCCCTTTGCCAATATTCAAACAGGTAGGCAGTCATAAAACATTCACAAAGATCCTCTAAAACAGTCAGGGCGTCTGTTTTACCTCAGTTCCTTTTTAGAGACCTAGAAATCAGGAGCGCTGGCATTCATAGAGGAGCTGTGTTAAAAATATCTGCTGTATCAAAAATACTGTTTGAGAATCACTACTTAGAAAGACTTTAGTTTAAACTTTATCAACGGCCAGTAGGCAGGCGGCGGTGGCTCATGAGGGAAGACAATGTAAATCGGCAAAGTGCTGCTTCCACATTTTTGACTCagtattattttgtttgaaaCGAGGCGTTGACAAAGCCCACTGTTCGGTAATTAGCACGCTGTCAAGTCGCTCCCATCAAGCCCCGCAGGCTGCACCTGGTCCTAGTTAAAAATCGCACAGTGGGCAATTCTGATCGGACCCTCAGGGGCCCCTGCCATACGCAGAACCGCTTGCAACAATTTATGAAATAAGGCCTCTGCATCCAGAGGTTCTGAGAGCTCCTGCCTGATCCTGATGACCTGCCGCACCGGTTAACTTCTCTGTCCATCCTCGTGATGTACATACGTGCTCCTCCCAAAAGAAGGAGTCTCTTCCTGGGACAGAAGACGCCTCAGAAGTAAAATCATTGTCGAaatagaacaaatgaaaaatggaaaagcaaaaaaaggaagacaaagccCTCAACGGCCCTCTCCTCAGGAGGAGCTCGTGGAGGAGGAGTGGCTGGCCTTCGCCCCTGGCCTTTCCCTCATTCCTCTAGGTGTTATTGTCTTTCCAGGAACTGTCCTTGGTATAGAGGTTGTGGTCCTTGATGTAGGCGATGACGGCATCGGGGAGCAGGTACTTCACGCTCTGCCCTTGGCTCAAGGCCCGCCTGATGTACGTGGCACTGATCTCGTTCTGCACGGGCTCCCTGGCCAGGTGAATGTTGTGCTGGTACTTTTGCAGGATGGGCAGGCCCAAGATGTAGCGCTCTGCGTCATGACCTGCCCGGCCCACGCACACCAAGCCAAATTTCTCCACTATTTCCTGGATGTGTGCATCCTTCCAGAGGTTGGGGGTCTGGAAGGTCTTGAGGACATCTGCCCCGCAGAGGAGCTTTAGCTCAGGCACAGCTGGAAAAACAAGGGCGGATCCCAGCAAAGTTACAGAAGGGTCATGGCCAGTAAAGATAACATCATCTTCTGTTTGAAAATTACACAAAATTGCTGTTCTTGGAATGTATTGGGAACTCAGTGTCTCTGCGTTCGTGACTTAGAAAGAAAGAGCATGTAAATGAACTTGAATTTACTTCAGAGACATACAGTTACAAGTAATAATCTAATCAATAAATCTTCGTTTAATATTGGCAAAGCGCCAAGTAATACAAgacagtttttttcccccagtgttATTTCACAGGTCTGTCTGTGGTTGCTGGATCCCACAGCACAGTGGTCCAAAGGCAGCTGTGCTGGACCCTGAACCCCATGTTCTGATGGAAGGTAAGGTCATGCCCTGGGACCAATAAGGGCAAGTGACTGCCCTTCTCGAAATCTATTTCATCCTGGACACCTAGTCCTTCTGTAAGTAAAATCTCATCATAAAGCTTAATTATAAAGGATCTTTGGATAACCAAAAGGTCTCCAAGACCCCAGCTGCTGAccttttcatctgttttcaaTAAAACAAAGCTCCAGAAAAACTGATCAATGTGGATAATCCTTTGGTATTTGTTCTAACAGAACGATGATCGTGATGATGAAAGAATACCTAACATTTACTGGGGCTCACGATGAGCACTGTGGCTAAGCGCTTTATGTGtgtcatctcatttgatcctcagaacAGCTTCATGAGGTAGCTGCTGTTGTCGTGCCCGTTTTGTgtagggggaaactgaggcacagagaggcaagtGACTTGTAGGCAGAGGAGTCAGATTCTGACCTGCCAGccagcctgggggggggggggggttggtgggcggggcggggggggtggcATTTGTAACTGCGAGGCTCTGCTGCCTCCTGCTGGCGGGAGCTGTACATGCATCAGAACTGGGAAGCCCTTCCTGGATTTTCCTGGCCCGTTCATGCTCCTGTCCCTTTTGAATGGGCAAAGCTGGATGTGAAAACTGAAGTCCAGGCTAGAAGTGCACAGCAGGATCTCTGGTCCTCCTGGAAGCTGACTGTAGCTTCAGTAAACAGCAAAGGCTGGGCTCCTAGAGCGCTGGCATCTCTTGGTCACCATGAAACCTCAGCTGGGAGGGGCTTCAGGGGTCCCCCCTGCTGGGGAAAAGTCTGATGTAAGTGGGCAGTTTAGGCTCCTCTACTGTGAAACCTTTGAAGGAATCAGGACATAGACCAGAGAGATGAGTTTACAAAGGACAGCTAGACTAGCTGTGGACTGGAGAGCAACAAATTGGAGGTGTCACAGAGAGGTCTGAGTTCCGGCCTCAGCTGGGCACAGTTGGCTATGGGGCTGGAAGCATGatccttccttctctgggcctcagtttacccatccaTGAAATGGTGAGCaccattttagtcattttaaagcAGCAGATGTTAATTATAGACACACAGTTTTCAAACACTCTGGGAGCATAATATTGGCATGATGACATGATACTCAGACAGTGATTAATGCGTGGATGCATGAATTCTCCATGGCTAAGAACtaggactctggagccagacaccTTAGATTCCAGTCCGGGCTCTGCCATTCAACAGCTGGGTGACCTcaactttaaaatgaggatattaacaGTACTTACCTCACTGGATTATTTTAGGATTGAACGAGTTTATAAATGTAAAGCAGTTAGTATAGTGCTCAGAACAGTAAGTGTGATATGCGTTAactatcattcattcatccatccatccacctacccacctACTTATCCACCAATCCCCAGTGACACATCCATTTGACACTTACAGAGTACCTCCTAAGTGCCTGGCCTTTTAAAGTCaataaaactgcatttaaaaattattcaataacTCACACTTTCTGCTAATTTGAACTAGTCCCATTGCTTACAACATACACGTGGATTTGAATTCTTCTGCATCTATGACgttttattctaatttcttaTTATTCAACCATTGTAATATAGCAAGAGACCAGCGTTTGACCTTTCAAAAAATTAGGTGATTCTTATGTGGTCCTCCTATGGGGGAGATTAAATGATGTGCATTTAATTCCAGGGTCTCCTGAGGCCTGGGGCACACGCCCCTGTTCCCACAGGTCAGAGAACAGAGAAGATACTCCCTTCTTCTCCCAGTGGATTTTTGTGGGGACGATTTCCACATATCATCTTTGATATTTGATACTGTTTGATTCATTAACAATGATGGTAAGGAATACAATTCACTCTGAGCCCCTGCCTACAGAGGACAGTGCCCACACCTCCCCTCGTCCCTTAAGTCAAAGGCATGTCTGTGGGGCTGGTGCCTCAGACCCCAGCTGTGGGCAGTCTTGTCATCAGGCCTCAGAGAGGCACGCCCATACCCTTTCAAATCCAGTCACGTCATGGCTACAAAATCTTCAGATCCAGGGACTCTGACCGTCCAAGTCCAAAGTCCATAGTCTGAGGTGTTGAATAAGGGCTGCCAATTTGATTCGTCTTACAGTGATATAAATAGGATGGCATAGGCATTTTGTGGGCAACGTGCTGCCTTTGAATAGCCACAGGCTTTGAAAAGCAGATGAAGCTGAGATTTACACAGAATGTGAGGCAAGTGCCACCAGGACCTTTTTCTTTGAATGTCCAGTTGCTccaactctttgacatcaaagaGCACCAACCCTGAGGTCAGTCAGCCTGGGTCTGAGTTCCAGATCTGCTGGGACCCGGGAAGGTTATAGCCAACGGGCTTGTTTCCccagctgtgaaatggggataataaaaccTCGTCTGGAAGCTATGGAAGTTGAGTGATGGAGCGAATGCAATGCGAATTTCCTACCCAGAGCAGGGTGTGAACACAGCCACACAGgcgacacagacacacacaggagtGTGGGACTGCTGGGTCTAAACAGGAGGACCCCAGAGATGAAGCCAGGTATTGGCATCTGAAGGGCAGCACCCAAATTAACCAGACAAGGCTGCCCCATAACAGTCAGTGTAAAATGGAGTCAGATGAAGTCCTGCTCTGGTTGTACGGAAAGGGGGTCTTCCAGAGGTTGCTGAGCTGTGCTCAGCCCCATCAGCTGAGGGTAGGGATCACCTTCACAAAAGACAAGACACAGCTGGGCTGTTACAGGATGGAGACGTCATCCCAAAGTGTAACACGTGAGCAGCCCAGACGCAGTGACAGCGTGACTCCAGGTGAGTCAAGGAGGCCTGCAAAtcaaaggaaggagggatggcAGGCTCCAGCAGCCGGGAAGTGCCGGGCTGTGTGGAACCTGCAATCCCAGAGCAGAACAGCACGCAGCAAAGTACGCAGCTCGGCTCACGGCTCCTTCAGAAATGGGTCACTACCAATGCACACATTGTCTCAGCCAAAGCAAAACTTACGATGggaaaaactttcttttttcaatcggtctgtttttttttctgattacaaacaTGAAATCTGTGTCTATTGTGGAATGTATGGaaaacacatatttaaagtagaaaacaacaacaattctGCTTTCTACGAAAACTGGCAATATTTTGGTATACTTCTTAGTCTTTTCTATCGATTTAGACATGCAAATAGATGTGAAAgtacatttacatattttcatatacttgAGATTATATATACAGTATTGTATCCTGATTTTTCCCCACTTACCTCATAAGTGTTTCTCCATATCACGAAAGCCTTTTGTACAGATTCTTCGTCCTAAGTATACAGTATCATTTACTTACGCATTCCCTTATATTTAAATCTTGAGGTTGCTCTTTTTTCCTGCCCCTATAAAAATTGCTGTGATAAACATCTTTCTGCATAAATCTTTGTCCCAATCTCTAATTATTTCCTCACCCAGGTTCCTGGAGGGGAATATATTGAGCAAagggtatgtacatttttaaagccCCGACATATTTTGGTAAACTGAAAAGCCCACTTTTCATTCAACATAAACTTCCTTTTGTAACAGTTACTTTAGAAGAGAACAAAGTGAGTAGGATTTAGGGTctgaacagagagagaggggataGGGACAAACTCCCCACATTATAGGGCTAAGCAGAGGAGGCTAGTAGCCCCTAGAAACAAACCCACAAAGAATGTGGGGTGAgttctggcagagggaggggacagcCCATTGCAGGGAAAGCAGTGGTGCTGGTTTCATGGGGAAGGGGGAGTTCCAAACCGGGCCCCACAGGACAGATAGGTTCTCAACAGGCGAGCCaagaaggaagggggagaggggcaggccaGGCGAAGAGACAGGGATTCTGGAAGCCCCTGCAGAGAGGGGAAGCACAGGAAGCTGGAGCCTTCACTGGCGCCCCCCGCCTCTCACTGGAGCTCCAGCATCCCCCAACAGCACAGACACTTTGTGCCTTGCTCAGCTGCCCCTCTACCCAGGAATGCCCCCAACCCAGATAACCTATGATCCTATGAGTCTCAGTGCAGgtgtctcctcctccaggcagccttcctcaTCCGTGTCTGGACTCACCACCATTCATAGCTTGGCTCCAGCCCAGGTCAGGGGCCGGGGGAGGCTGTCTCTGTTCCTAGcctgagcccagagcctggcctggggAGACGCTCAGGAGGCGTCTCTAGAACCCTATTAAGAGTGACTGCTGAGCCAGAGATGATTCTGGAAGAAGGCAGAAGGCTGAGAGGTAACATTGCGCTGTGCTCATGACCGGGGGGGCGGTGGGGAGAAGCGCATGCAGGCaacagaggagaggcagaggccagaggaaCACAAACACTGTAAGCTGACAACAGGAGACTCCACAACTCTTTCCTTCTCCGAGTCCTACGCTAGTGCTGTTCCCCAAATCGGCCGTAAAGCAGACTGCCTATTAAGCATACCGATTCCAAGGGCCCATTCCCCCTCAGGAGGTCTGGGGCCGCCTTGGGAACTAGTGTTTTTAGTAAGGCTCTCAGGTGATTCTGCCGTGAGTGGTCCTTAGACCAGCATTTGGGGTTTCACTCAGGGTTCGGCggcattttcaaatctttttagcAGAGCATTTCTGTGTTCTGGGGAGCACTAGTTCTAAGGAATACTTACATGCATTCAGAAGAGTCCCATGATTAAAAGGTGATAATGGCTGCAGGCTATATCCCTTTCCTGTAGAGTCACAACGCACTTGAAGGGagtaaaggctctgaaaagtcctgcagTAACCATTTTAAGTTTGTTTAACCATGACATTCCCGAGCCCTTCTGATCTGCAAATAGCATCCCACCAACCCAAGTTGGGGGAGCCCCCGTGGGAAACCCTGCAGATGGCTCTGATGGAATGTCGGCCCAGTGGGCCCAGTGACTCCCTGCTCCTGTCACATCCTGCCCTCCCATCTCCTGGTGCTCCTGTTGATTTGCACGAGGGGCGTTTAACCCCAGTACCAGGGCCGCCACTGGAGAAGGAAGACACTGAAACTGAAGCTGACAAGGTTCCATCAAACACCAGGAGCTGACAACAGGGCAGAAATCTAGGGTTACACAGTGAAAGGATAATCCAAATCGACTTTAAATTCCCTTAAAAATAGGTTTCCTCTTCTGAGTAAACCACTGCGTAACACTGCTACAAGGATCAGTCTCTTACTAGGGTTATTACGGCACACTTTGTGTTCAAAAGGCAAAGGCTTTGCAAAGAACCCCAGCGTCACTCCCCGGTTCATCCCTGTGTGGCCCTGACTGTAACCCGTGTTGCCAGCACTAGTTACCAGGCAGAAGATCCCACATTAGCAAGGAGTGGTGGCAGATTGTTTAATTTGACCTTTCAACCTGGGACGTGTCACCCCAACCAGGtgggcctcagaatccttctctgTGCCCAGAGGGTGTCAGAGGGCCACCAGTCCTCTCCTGAGTCCCTGACAGACAAGGTCGCACCCACCTGTGGGGGCCGCGGGGTGAGCCTTGCCTCGGTCCAGGCCTTCCTTCTGGGGCAGAGATCTGAGCAGTTCGCGGTGGTGATGCCTGCATGGTAAACATACGCTCAGGGCGTGTCTATGCGGCCCACCGTCCCCCAAAGCCACCCAGGGGGCTCAGATTTTCGGTCTCAACCTGCTTTGGTCCATTTCAGGTGGCTcagtccacaaatattttttgagggcttaccatgtgctgggccctgggcgaGGTGCCAGGACAGAAAGCAGAGGTGTTGGGGTCCTCCCAGAGCGCCCTAAGAAGacagctccctgcctcctgcgAGCCA is from Equus przewalskii isolate Varuska chromosome 15, EquPr2, whole genome shotgun sequence and encodes:
- the NMNAT3 gene encoding nicotinamide/nicotinic acid mononucleotide adenylyltransferase 3 isoform X1, whose protein sequence is MKSRIPVVLLACGSFNPITNMHLRLFEVARDHLHKTGMYQVIAGIISPVNDKYGKKDLVAARHRVAMARLALQTSDWIRVDPWESEQVQWLETVKVLRHHHRELLRSLPQKEGLDRGKAHPAAPTAVPELKLLCGADVLKTFQTPNLWKDAHIQEIVEKFGLVCVGRAGHDAERYILGLPILQKYQHNIHLAREPVQNEISATYIRRALSQGQSVKYLLPDAVIAYIKDHNLYTKDSSWKDNNT
- the NMNAT3 gene encoding nicotinamide/nicotinic acid mononucleotide adenylyltransferase 3 isoform X3, which encodes MKSRIPVVLLACGSFNPITNMHLRLFEVARDHLHKTAVPELKLLCGADVLKTFQTPNLWKDAHIQEIVEKFGLVCVGRAGHDAERYILGLPILQKYQHNIHLAREPVQNEISATYIRRALSQGQSVKYLLPDAVIAYIKDHNLYTKDSSWKDNNT